AGGGCTTAGAGAACAACAGAGGTGATGAGATGCAACAGCTTACATGGAAGGAATGACTAAGTGTGCTCTGCAGTCTGCAAAACAGATGTATGAAGATGACTATGACAAAGATCTATAAAGTACTGTATGACACTGGGGTGAATAGAGACCAGTTACTTGCTAGTTCTTCTAactcaaaaactgaaaaaatgccAAGTGGAACTAGTGTCCTTTGGGAGTATTAGAACCAGGAACTTCAACACAGGGCATGCCACTAAGCTGTGGAAGTACTCACCACTGTCAAAATTTAGTATCACCGAGGATACTAAACTTTGGCAAGGGCACAAAAAGTTACTGGACAaaactgtagaagaaaaaatcccCAACGACTTGCCTACAGTAATGCTGCATCTAGCtttggaaaacagtgaaaatctgGGGCTAGGAAAGTAGGAGAAATATCACTTTCTGCCTATGTTATTCTTGGATCCTTCCCTAGgcatccactttttttttttttctttttaattgtaaacTAGAAGGGAACACTGACAGAGCACCTCAACAGACCCCAGATTTCCATGATGGATAAAAGAACTGGTGATCTCTGCCTGTTAATGCTTCACCTACGACAAAGGATAGGAAATTGGTCCCACAGTCACTGGGCTCCTCTCAAGTTTCCTCCTCCTGGAGCTGATATGGACAACTTGGACGTGGACAGGTAGAGGATTCATGGCTTTGTAAGCCCTTACGTGGAGATGtcataaataaagaaacaagaagGCAAGTGCAGCAGAACCTCAGCAAGAGGTTCTGGAGTTCTTCAGTTTCCCAGTGTTCATGTAAGCAGGACACAACAGAAAATGGGCCTTTGATCAGGTCCATATGACCTTCCCAAATGCAAAGGGCTTTGACCAGATACAGCACAACATCCAATCATTCGACCAAGAAATGGTTGCTCAGGCCTTATCAGAGGCACCTACGTTTCCATAACTGAGCAGTCATATTAATGCCCTTTTCTACCTCACacctttctcttttgatttgTCTTCCCAGATTCAAGGTTGTCCCACGTGGAAGAGTCACCTCTAGCTCAGAAAGATGGGGGAAATGGAACAGATGaagcaggaggctgagcagctGAAGAAGCAGATTGCGGTAATGCTGGCAACAGTCATGAAACTGCTGACAGTGTCTATTCCTTATATCCAAGCCTCCAAATTCCCCTCCTCAGCCTCAACTTGGAGCTGAGCTTTCTCCTTGTACATCCTTGGGGCCCTCTGCAGTTCTGCACAGACCTTTAAGTGCTAATGGAGATCTTCATAGTAcagggggaagaaggggagaggaggggagagacaAGGAGACACTATAAGGGTGAGAAGGAAGTGGACATGGGCATCATGTCTGCAGGGGAGCAAAGACTGTAATTCACCCCCAGGCCTCCTCTGTCTGGGAGACAGCGGGTGTTCTGCCAGGCTGGAGGATCCATGGAAAAATGTTGCACAGGGAactgggtgctgagcagctttTGACTCACCTACCTATTGTTTGTTTGGTGCTGAGGAGCCCTGCTCGCAGGCCAGGAGCCCCCTTTGCTGGGCACAGTTTAAACCCTGCAAAACCACAGTTCCTACCTCTTGCAGCCCACACTTTAAATGAGCCTTTGGGGAATGTTTCTGAACTTTACTTGCTGTTGCCTTTACCatacagctttttcctttttcatgctCTGttgtctcttctccaggatgcCCGGAAAGCTTGTGCAGACACAACACTTGCTCAGGTAAGGTTCGGGGCTGTTTGGCAGGTGAGTCTGCATGAGGGCAGCTAGCACCGCTCCAAGGGGGACTCTCTCCAACCAGGAGGGAATCAGGAGGCAGGGAAGTGGGGAGCAGTACAGCCCCTGTCAGTCCAAGATTaattctttccctccctctacTCTCTCCTCAGATCGTGGCTGGTGTGGAGGTTGTTGGTCGCATTCAGATGCGGACCCGAAGGACCCTGCGTGGGCACCTGGCCAAGATCTATGCCATGCACTGGTCGACGGACTCCAAGTGAGATGCTGCTGATCTGCTGAGTGCCCAGCACCACctgggaaagaaggctctgacAAGAGAAAATTTACTAACGTGATCTTGTTCCTCTCTCACAGACTCCTGGTCAGTGCCTCACAAGACGGGAAACTGATTGTGTGGGACACGTACACAACTAACAAGGTAGGTGTCGGGTGGATGCAGCAAACTGCAGTGGGTCCTCTCAGAGCTAGTGGCCTCGCCCTGCTCTCCCAAATCCTCTGCTGCCAGAGTCCAGACACTCTTTCTTGTCCTCCCAGGTTCACGCCATCCCTTTGCGTTCTTCCTGGGTTATGACCTGTGCCTATGCCCCCTCGGGCAATTTTGTGGCCTGCGGGGGTCTTGACAACATGTGCTCCATCTACAACCTCAAGACTCGTGAAGGCAATGTCAAAGTGAGCAGAGAGCTCTCAGCCCATACAGGTGGgtgtgctgcctcctgcagcctggctgccctCTGCTTCCAAACCTCACCCTTTTAGCCCCGTCCTGTTTCTCACACTTGCTTGCTCCCGCTTTCCAGGTTACCTCTCCTGCTGCCGATTTCTCGATGACAACAATATTGTGACTAGCTCTGGAGATACCACGTGGTGAGTGTTATCTTGTGTATCTTATTGACATGAGAAATCACACTGAAAACTCACATGGATCCCCCAGCGTACTGCATTTTGGGAAAACTCCGCCTCAGAGTGAAGTGTGACCTTAGGAGCAGACACTGTGCAGCTCCTCTGGCTCCAAGAGCTCAGCACGTGATGCTGCTTTACTCTGCAGCACCCTCCTTCCCATGAGATGTAAGGATGAATTGTTTTACCTGGAGACCACACAAAGCAAATTAGGAAGCCAGATTGCTTGTTCCTCCCTTGGCAGAGCAGGTGCTTCTTTTCCCTGTTGAGGTCAAATCACAATGCAGGTCTACTGGTGAAGCAAGGACCATGTCCCCAGCTCTCACAAAGCACAGTGTTTATCCCAggacagaaagcattttaaatttgcatGGATCCTACGTTACATGGTCCCTTTCTCAGATCCTATCCCTTACAAAAGGGACCTGTGCAAAGCCAGTGCCTGAATCCTTTGGTTCCTGGTTCTCAAGTATCTCTGTGTTGTGACTGAGCAGTTCTGAGTCTTTACTCACCCCAACCCAACATCCACTTTGGAAGAACCTCTTGAATGAGGGTGAGTTGGAACGTGGCATTTCCATCAGAGACCAAAGCTACAAGGGATTCATTTGCCTGCCTGTAGTGTGTGATCCCAGTGACCATGTCCCATGCATCCTACAAGTGTGGCAGacttttttggctgtttttctttgggtATCTCTTACCTCCTCTCAGCATCCCCTTCAATTGTTGCAGTTATGGGAATACTGtcaaaccacacacacaccctcagCCTTAGTCTAACTCTGCTTCAGATAAGGTATGAACAGCAACAGCTGTGAACATATTTCCTTCTGTATATTTTCATCCATCTTCCCATGTGGTAGCCAGGTCCATGACTTCCCTCCTTTTGTTTGTGAGTAGGACAATTCTTCATCCCAGCTAATAGAGTTGTCCTGGCTCTGAGAAGTTCTCTCCTCTGCCACAGTGCGCTCTGGGACATTGAGACAGGGCAGCAGAAGACGGTGTTCCTGGGCCACACTGGAGACTGTATGAGCTTGGCAGTCTCCCCGGACTTCAAGCTGTTCATCTCTGGGGCCTGCGATGCTACTGCCAAACTGTGGGACGTGCGGGAGGGTACCTGCCGTCAGACCTTCTCAGGGCATGAGTCTGATATCAACGCCATCTGTGTACGTATGCCATCTGCATGGTGGGaggggaaacaaagaaaacGGAGGGTGGGCCAGCATGAAATAGTGTCTCAGGTCAAAGCTGAAAGAGGCTGTCACAGTGATGTGGGGAAGAAGGGTCTCAGAATGCAGCCTGAAGCAGAGGGGCTGAGTTCACTGGTGTTTGGAGGCTGGTTCTTCCCAGGCACTGGGGCACCGAAGCATCTGCCATTCTCCAAACCCTGCCTGAACACAGCTAGTACACCATCGTTTGTGGAGCACAACACAAGTGCTGACGCAGCTTTGCTGGTAACAGCTGTTGGAAACCACAGCTCAGGCATGACCTAGGAGCCCTGACACAAGGCACAAGTGAGGTAGCAGGAATACCCAATTTAGCTGAGGGTCTCAGTCAGCTTCATCTTGTAGAGGTGGTAACTTACCATCACAGGGAGATCTTCTGAAGAGGAAGTCTTCATGTGAGACAGCAGAGAGACCTGGGAGCAAGCATCCCCAAGGATTCAAATCAGAGCGCTAGAAAGAGGTGGCAGGACAAGAAGTGTATCAGTTTAACCTCTTTCTGCTCATTAAATGAGTCTGCCAGCTTCCTGCAATGTACAGCTTTTCTCACTTGCCCCCTATGGCTATCCTGCCACTTACATGTTCTTCTGCCACGCCTgttcctgaagatttttttttttctccctctgaggACTGCAGGCAAGACACACCTAGGAACCGTGTATGCGGAGGCTGGGCCATGAGGTTCAGACAGCCCAGTGAGCCGGAGGCTCTCATAGCCCTGAAACTTGCCAGAGCCCATCTGAGGGATAATGGGTGGATGCCTGCCAAGCCCCAAACTAGCCGATGGAGTTAAAAAAGGCAATAATCCTTCCCCACGCCCTGGGACATTTTGTAATAGTTCTAGCCCCTTGACCATTGGCTTTCTTAATGTGGAAAGGGTCTACTCGCTCTCAGGAGAAGCATCAGCTTCCAGCTTGAGGAGACTAAACTTTTAAGATCCATTGTCTTGTCTTACTGACAAGCCAGTCTGGCTTTCTGGTGGTTAGCAGAGGGATGAAGATGTTGAGGAAATCTGTAAGACACAGAGGGATTAAAATACGGTGTGCTCTCCTCAGTTCTTTCCTAATGGTGAAGCCATCTGCACTGGCTCAGATGATGCCACCTGCCGCCTCTTCGACCTGCGGGCCGACCAGGAGCTCATAGTTTACTCTCACGAAAGCATCATCTGCGGAATCACGTCAGTCGCCTTCTCCCGCAGCGGGCGCCTCTTGCTTGCTGGATACGACGACTTCAACTGCAACATCTGGGACTCCCTGAAAGCAGAACGTGTGGGTGAGTGGCTCCTGGAGGCCCTTCTTTCATTCTCTGCAAGGTCTTCTAGCCCTTCCAGAGCAAGGAAAAGGCCTGAAAAGGCCCTCATTTTTCTAAAAGGGACACATCCTATACTAATCAAAGATCTGCAGCACTTCCTTGTGCTTAAAGAACACACCATAAGTACTACAAACTATCTTAAGAATTGTTGGCTTTAAGAATAAGCAGGTcaagcctttaaaaaacatggcttcagaaaggaaatgagtaTCAATATTCCTGTTAGCTGAACTACTCTCAAGCACCATTATTTCACACTTTCTCCTAGCTTCTGCTGTTTGCCTGTTCCAGCTGCTCACAGTGCCACTTGGTGGCCAGGCACCAAGCTGAGCATGGACCTGAGCTTCCGTCCACCAACTGTGGATATTCTGTGATGCTCATGCAAAAGGATACACCCAattaccatttttcttccaggtgtGGCTCCTAGCCTCTGCAAATTTATACCACAGCCCACCTTTTGATCTGCAACAGCATTGCTATTTCTCACTTTTGTAGGACTATTTGATAATAGCTCTAGGGTGAGGTACGTAGCAGCACTCTCTCTTGTGCTGAGAATTCAGCTAGCTGGACCAAGAACATTGCTCTTTGCTGAGATCCCAAAGTTGTACGCCATGCACAAATGTTCTTCtgtatgtttgtttatattAGCCCCGTACAGATTGTTAGCCATGTTATGCAGGGACAGACGGCGTGATACACAGGGCAGTAGGTACACAGCCTGTGGTGAGCTCTGTCAAGCCCTTCACCTCTCCCAGCCCCATTTCTTCTGCtaatctttcttcttcccctcctgtcAGGAATCCTGTCTGGCCACGACAACAGGGTGAGCTGCCTGGGGGTGACAGCGGATGGCATGGCTGTTGCCACTGGCTCCTGGGACAGCTTCCTCAAGATCTGGAACTGAGGATGacaggagagagggaaagagcagCGGAAGCACAGCCCATGGCAGAGAGCATCACCAGCTGAGCACAACAGAAACGCCTACTTGTCACTCCCGCTTGTCTCTACACACAGGTCACTTGTAGGGGGTCTCTTAGAGTGAAAGGAAGAGAGGTcgggggctggggaagcaggagCAGACACACTGGCTCTTCTCCCCACTTCTAAACAAGCCCAGCAGTTTCCAGCCTCTTGTAGGCTTGAAGACTGCAAAACACAACTGTTCTTTACATCTCAGGACTTTACAATGCAGTTCAGATCCCGTGTCTTCCTTCAGAGACCTCTACCCACACTTGACACCCATCCCTCTGAGGACCCCTTATCCAACACCTCTGTCTTTGACTTAACTACACCTAGCTTCTCCATGTGGTTGTCATGTCCCTGCAGACAGCCCCAGAGACACATGGGGTTGGAGATTTATATCATGCAACCTCTACCAAAAAGGTAGTATAAATCGGGCTCATTTTCCCTTGGGAAAACTTAGCTCAAGTCCTATCTATGCATAAATGGGGGAAAAGGGTAGCCCTCAGACCTGCCAGAACCATGGAAtgttatttattcttatttattgtttgcttcttgctgttccttctctttttgGCTCATCCCTGTATTATGTGGTGACCCCCTGTCTAACCAGTAGCCATCAGCCACTACTTTCAAGTCTGTTTTAGACCTTTGTAACCCAGGCAAATAAAGAAAGCTGACGTAAGCACCACAGACTATGTTATTTCCAGGGTAGCAATGAGCTACTGCAAATAGAACTCCCCTCCTGTGAATACTGCCTACTGATCCTCTCCTGAGAGCATCTGATACACAGGCATTCTTCTACCTCTAAGTCCATGGGGAAGGTGTTCACCTATGCTCTGGCTGAGAACAGTCAATTAGTCCTGATGCTTGCAAGCTGTAGCTCCCCAGACCCCTCTGTAGTGCATGGACCATACCCTTCCCAGTAGTTTCAGCTCTACCATGGTTGTTATAAGACAGGCAAAGCTGAGTATTAGAGCTAATGAAAGGCTGAACTATTAGTTCCTGAATCTTGGTCCGAGGATGAGATAGTGCACTGGGAAAGCAGGGTGCTCCAACTGTTCTATCAAGACAGAATCACAGCAAGGgtttataaatttatttgttACAGGCAAGAACTGTACAGTCAATACAGCTAACAGAGAAAGCCAAAGCTTGTACTGTACATAGCACATGCAAGCTACGACAGAatgctctttcccttccccctccccagagAGAGGTAAGAAGTGACAAGTCTGGAGTTCCAGTCTACTGCAGGATTCCTCACCCAGGAAGATTCTCAAAGCACAGAAGCAAATTACAGCAAGATCCTGGGAAAGGAAGTCTCTAGTTCTCCACAAAAGGACACTGTTGGTTCTCTTTGTTCAAGTCATTCCAAGGACAGTTCCCGGCTTTGAGGTTCCTGCTCAGATCTGCTGCCACTGTTTCCTTCTCCCCAAGGTTCTCTCCCAACACATGCCTCTTAACCTAGAGAAGGGAGAAAGTAAACAATGTGAAACACAATGGAAGGTTAATAAATTCTCAGTAAAACATATAATCCATTTTCAGGACATTCAGCTTAGTCTGACAATGCCAGTCACTCCAGTATTTGAGAGTGATGGACTTTTTTCTAGAgcataataagaaaataaagggtGCACTGAAAGGGGTAATACTGTGGTAAAGTAGAAGATACAGACATGAACAAGTTTCTGAAGGGATCTAGGGACAAGATTGCCCCAcagaaaaatactctgaaagtCACAAGTTTCTATGGGCAGAGGAGGCCACAGCTCCAGCCTAGAGCCATACAGACATTTAAGGAATTATTTCAGCCCATTCTCCCTCCCACAGTACGAGGCATTGGCTTTACCTGGCGAGGGGCAGAAGCACTGGGGGAATTATCATCTTGTAGGACACTGAAGGGAGATCGGCCATTTCCTCCAGATGTTACCATGATTTTGTTGCTGGCCTTACGTCTTACATACTTGCTTCCTAGCGAAGGAGGGAAACAAGTCTGCATGTCACAACAAAGCTATTGGGTCCTGGATTTTAAGTGCCTCCTGACATATACAATCTAGTCTGCTTGCTTCCACAAAGAATGTTATCCAAGAAGTAAAAAGATCAGAACGAGATAAAGGCTgagggatctctggaggtcatccgGAGATCacattaggagacatttcttctcagaaagtaaTCCAGCattgaaacaggttgcccagggaagtggtagtcaccatctctgggggtgttcaaggaaaggttggacctggcactgagggacgtggtttagtgggtgatattgatGCTCGGgggatggctggaccagatgatcctgaaggtcttttccagccttaatggctatctggtccaaccctcctgctcaagcaTTACCacctagaacaggttgcccaggaccatgtccagacagcttttgaagatctcaaaggagggagactccacaatctcACCaggtaacctgttccagtgacaGAACCTCTTGTGTTTCAGTCTGCACCCATTGCCTCTTATCCTTGCACTGAGCACCAGCAAAAAGAGCCTGGCTTCATCCTCTTTACACCCTCCCTTCACATATCAATTAAGATCCCTGAGCattccctgctctgcacagaagAGCCCCAACACTCTCAGACGTTGCTCATATGAGATGCTCAGCAGTTTTCTGAAGCATGATCTATGTTAAAGAGACAGTCATAACACTTGGATGCGTTTCCCATCTTCTATCCCCAGCAAATCCCCAAAGAGAATCTGCAAGGTCCCCTTGAATAAATCTCCAAAACTGCAAGCCTGCCTCAGACAGGGGAAGAGCACTCCTGTAcgtttacattttaattttgactgCAGACTAAGGGTGTAACTTTTCGATTCCCGACAGAAGCCAGCTAGGTAAGAGAACAATTCCCAGAGGAGCCTCCGGCCTACCAGTTAGAGAGCGGTAAGGACAGGCTGCTcgaggaggctggaggctgctaAGCTGGAAGGCAGGGACAAAGGCCAAGCGTCTGTAAGGAAACCAGCACTGTGCGTGCTGCAGGAGATGCGCAGGGCCCTGAGCCACTCacaccaccagccctgctcctccgcGAGCAGCAGCCGGTCCCTCCCGCAGCCCGGGGGACACCGGCACCGCCCGCCCGCACTTACCCGCGGCCGGAGCCGTCCCTGCGTGGCGTGGGGCCCGCGGGGTGGCCTCGCAGCATCCTCCGGGCGACGGGGGCCGCTCCGCCTCTCTCCCGGGGGCTGCTGCCGGCTCCTGGCGGGACCGGGCGGCTGCCGGCGGCTCGGTCTGGACGCCGAAGGCCTCGCTGAGCTGCTTCACCAGGCGCTCCACGCTGTCTGcgcggggggaggcggcggtCAGAGCCCCGCCGGGGCGCCCCCGGTGCTGGGGGCGCTGCCCCGCGGCGTGCGGCCGCACTCACCGCTCAGCGCGTCCTTCATGGGCGTGCGGGAGATGCCGGGCGTCGGCGAGCGGGGGTCCGCGGCCGGGCCGGCCGCCtccgctgcggggccgggctgggggctgccgcCGGCGGGgggggagctcagcacctgcgGGGTCGGGGGGGAGCAGCGGGCGCTGaggcggggccggcagcgcggggcggcccggggaggaggggagcggggccgtACCTCGATGGGGGTGCGCAGGATGCCGGCGCTGGGGGAGCGCGGGTCGCGGACGTGCTCCGGGCGCCGGccgcggggcggcgcgggggtGGCGGGGGCGCTGCCGGAGGCGCCCATggcggccccgcgctgccgccacccgccgctgccgccgcgaTTCAAATCTCCcgcgcgccgcccgccgcgccgccccaTTGGCCCGCGCCCCGCGCGAGGCCGCGCCCCCCGCCTGCCGGCCAcgcccccgcgccccgccgggaTTGGCCGGAGCCGCGGCGGGCGCTCATTGGTTGGGGTGTGGCCGCGGGCGGGGCCGCAGTGAGCCGCTGTCATGGCGGAGCTGAGCGAGGCGCTGCTCTCGGTGCTGCCGTCCATCCGCGTGCCCAAGGCCGGCGACCGGGTCCACAAGGACGAGTGCGCCTTCTCCTTCGACACGCCGGTAAGCGCCCCCCGCGGCCGGCCCCCGCCGCTCGCCGGGCTCCCCTCCGCTCCGTCCCGCTCCCGGCCCAcccgggcggcggggggggtgCCGCCCGCGCGGGGCGCCACGGGACTTGTGGTCCCGCCGCGGGCGGGGCGGCGCGCGGCCGGGCGGCAAGCGGGGCGGCGCGGGACTACGACACCCAGCGTGCCCCGCGGCGAGCCCCTCCCGGCCGAGGCGTGCCGGGAGCTGTAGtccccgggcggcggcgggcgtgggcagcccggcggggccgggcccggcccccgTCAGCGGGCAGCGGGCCGG
This genomic window from Cygnus olor isolate bCygOlo1 chromosome 1, bCygOlo1.pri.v2, whole genome shotgun sequence contains:
- the GNB3 gene encoding guanine nucleotide-binding protein G(I)/G(S)/G(T) subunit beta-3, whose translation is MGEMEQMKQEAEQLKKQIADARKACADTTLAQIVAGVEVVGRIQMRTRRTLRGHLAKIYAMHWSTDSKLLVSASQDGKLIVWDTYTTNKVHAIPLRSSWVMTCAYAPSGNFVACGGLDNMCSIYNLKTREGNVKVSRELSAHTGYLSCCRFLDDNNIVTSSGDTTCALWDIETGQQKTVFLGHTGDCMSLAVSPDFKLFISGACDATAKLWDVREGTCRQTFSGHESDINAICFFPNGEAICTGSDDATCRLFDLRADQELIVYSHESIICGITSVAFSRSGRLLLAGYDDFNCNIWDSLKAERVGILSGHDNRVSCLGVTADGMAVATGSWDSFLKIWN
- the CDCA3 gene encoding cell division cycle-associated protein 3 codes for the protein MGASGSAPATPAPPRGRRPEHVRDPRSPSAGILRTPIEVLSSPPAGGSPQPGPAAEAAGPAADPRSPTPGISRTPMKDALSDSVERLVKQLSEAFGVQTEPPAAARSRQEPAAAPGREAERPPSPGGCCEATPRAPRHAGTAPAAGSKYVRRKASNKIMVTSGGNGRSPFSVLQDDNSPSASAPRQVKRHVLGENLGEKETVAADLSRNLKAGNCPWNDLNKENQQCPFVEN